A window from Phaeocystidibacter marisrubri encodes these proteins:
- a CDS encoding penicillin-insensitive murein endopeptidase encodes MRHIFLLLGLVFSITLWAQSPLHEVGSISIEDYYSQNKGNKEESISNGSVGNGSLTNGKLFPFTGANYQYFDTLSYINGRAFLHNRILATVLETYDSLAVRQPDRQFRVMECSNEHGGELYPHRTHQNGLSVDFMMPLIKNGEPYYELDDLGKEHYLLHFNNKGEYAEDTEIAIDFDLVALHLLILDQQAKTHGFRITKVIINTHLKDESFSTPFGQQLQSSNIYVVHRLSHLINALHDDHYHVDFGER; translated from the coding sequence ATGAGACACATTTTCCTCTTACTCGGCCTTGTTTTTAGCATAACACTGTGGGCACAATCGCCGTTGCACGAGGTGGGTTCCATCAGTATTGAGGACTATTACTCGCAAAACAAAGGAAACAAAGAAGAGAGTATTTCTAACGGATCGGTGGGTAACGGTTCTTTGACGAATGGTAAACTTTTCCCTTTTACAGGTGCCAACTATCAGTACTTCGACACGCTGAGTTACATCAATGGTCGAGCTTTCTTGCACAACCGCATTCTCGCCACCGTTTTAGAGACCTATGATAGTCTAGCTGTGCGACAACCAGACAGACAGTTCAGAGTGATGGAATGTTCCAATGAACACGGCGGAGAGTTGTACCCGCATCGCACGCATCAAAATGGACTAAGTGTGGATTTCATGATGCCCCTCATCAAAAACGGTGAACCTTATTACGAATTAGACGACTTGGGGAAAGAACATTACCTTCTTCACTTCAACAACAAGGGAGAATACGCAGAGGATACAGAGATTGCCATCGACTTTGACCTAGTTGCTCTTCACCTGCTAATCCTCGATCAACAAGCTAAAACACATGGATTCCGAATCACCAAAGTTATCATCAACACCCATCTTAAAGATGAGTCATTTAGCACACCCTTTGGTCAACAACTCCAATCTAGCAACATCTATGTAGTTCATCGCCTCTCTCACCTCATCAACGCCTTACACGACGATCATTACCATGTGGATTTTGGGGAGAGATGA
- a CDS encoding four helix bundle protein, with protein MAGSFRDLTVFKKAFSLAMEVFEVTKKFPSEEKYALTDQLRRSSRSVCRAIGEGYRKRQYPKHFSSKMSDADMENSETQISLDFALACQYISEGERNELVVKSEEVGRMLNHMIENPEKYKPRNK; from the coding sequence ATGGCAGGTAGTTTTCGTGATTTGACTGTTTTCAAGAAAGCATTTTCGCTGGCGATGGAGGTGTTTGAGGTTACTAAGAAATTTCCATCCGAAGAGAAGTATGCGCTGACTGATCAATTAAGAAGATCTTCACGATCAGTGTGTCGGGCTATTGGCGAAGGATATAGAAAACGTCAATATCCAAAGCACTTCTCAAGTAAAATGAGTGATGCAGATATGGAAAACTCTGAAACTCAGATTTCTCTTGATTTTGCTTTGGCCTGCCAATATATATCGGAAGGAGAGCGAAATGAACTTGTCGTTAAATCAGAAGAGGTAGGTCGAATGCTCAACCATATGATTGAAAACCCCGAAAAATATAAACCAAGAAATAAATGA
- a CDS encoding SpoIIAA family protein produces MIQIEENIDKIYMVATGKLDDTDYDKMLPLLWQKIEQHEQISWYFEMQDFEGWSASALWRDAKFDLKNKEHLKKVAIVGQKKWHELMTDIMKPFTDADIRYFDEEEAEAERGGLEPPVPIQR; encoded by the coding sequence ATGATACAGATAGAAGAAAATATAGACAAAATTTACATGGTTGCTACAGGCAAACTTGATGATACCGATTACGATAAAATGTTACCACTACTGTGGCAGAAAATTGAGCAGCACGAACAAATTAGCTGGTACTTTGAGATGCAGGATTTTGAAGGCTGGTCAGCAAGCGCTCTTTGGCGCGATGCGAAGTTTGATCTTAAAAATAAGGAGCATCTTAAAAAAGTAGCCATTGTTGGCCAAAAGAAGTGGCACGAACTCATGACAGATATCATGAAACCTTTTACCGATGCAGACATCCGGTATTTTGATGAGGAAGAAGCTGAGGCGGAGAGAGGGGGACTCGAACCCCCGGTACCTATCCAAAGATAG
- a CDS encoding site-specific integrase: MSNRNSFRLLYLLNKSKANQEGAPILLRITINGSQASMNLGRRIPVNLWNDKTRMPKNKDAFTDDLSEYMESMRNKAYQCYTQLSKEYDDVTPEMVRASLQGVQSGSSRMLMDVWNEHNDEIEKRIGRGVSKVLWQKNRTAKRHFERFLKIEFRCDDIPLRRLNAALVRKFYSYLTVDKNLVHNSAVKILQFLKKITRRSLYEGWIAKDPFMGFSLSFEEVDRPYLTEEELELIINKEFEIDRLNLIKDIFLFACYTGLAYVDVHKLRGDEIERTSDGVWWIKTRRQKTNQKSQIPLLAPAKAILDKYVNMTQLKPDERLLPVYSNQKVNSYLKEIADFCGIRKKLTFHVARHTFATTVTLQNGVSIESVSRMLGHSNIKTTQHYARVVDKKLVEDMSRLASNGKFNLAR; the protein is encoded by the coding sequence ATGTCTAATAGAAACAGTTTTCGATTACTCTACCTTCTGAACAAATCAAAAGCGAACCAAGAAGGTGCTCCCATCCTTTTGCGTATTACCATCAATGGATCTCAAGCATCCATGAATTTGGGTAGACGTATTCCCGTCAATTTATGGAACGACAAAACCCGAATGCCTAAAAACAAGGACGCATTCACGGATGACTTATCCGAATACATGGAGTCCATGCGTAACAAGGCTTACCAGTGCTACACTCAATTGAGTAAAGAATACGATGATGTTACTCCAGAAATGGTCAGAGCTTCACTTCAAGGGGTGCAATCTGGAAGTTCTAGAATGCTGATGGATGTCTGGAATGAGCATAACGATGAAATTGAAAAGCGAATTGGTCGAGGAGTATCAAAGGTACTTTGGCAGAAAAACCGCACGGCTAAAAGACACTTTGAGCGATTTCTGAAGATTGAATTCAGATGCGATGATATTCCGCTGCGGAGACTTAATGCTGCCCTTGTCCGCAAGTTCTATTCATACCTCACAGTAGACAAGAACCTCGTTCACAACTCCGCTGTAAAGATTCTTCAATTTCTAAAGAAAATTACCCGCAGGTCACTCTATGAAGGGTGGATAGCCAAAGATCCATTCATGGGCTTCTCTCTGAGCTTTGAGGAGGTAGATCGACCTTACTTGACGGAAGAGGAGCTCGAATTGATTATCAACAAAGAATTCGAAATTGATAGACTCAATTTAATCAAGGATATCTTCTTGTTTGCGTGTTATACAGGACTCGCTTATGTTGATGTACACAAGCTTCGAGGCGATGAAATTGAGCGCACGTCCGATGGGGTTTGGTGGATCAAGACCAGAAGACAAAAGACCAATCAAAAGAGTCAGATACCTCTGCTAGCTCCAGCGAAAGCCATCTTGGACAAGTATGTAAACATGACTCAATTGAAGCCCGATGAACGTTTGCTCCCGGTCTATTCCAATCAGAAGGTCAATTCATACCTGAAGGAAATTGCGGACTTCTGTGGTATCCGGAAAAAGCTGACATTCCACGTGGCCAGACACACTTTTGCCACCACGGTCACATTGCAGAATGGAGTGTCAATTGAGTCTGTAAGTCGGATGCTCGGTCATTCAAATATTAAGACGACCCAGCACTACGCTAGAGTAGTTGATAAGAAGCTTGTGGAAGACATGAGTCGGCTTGCGTCTAACGGAAAGTTCAATTTGGCGAGGTAG
- a CDS encoding LamG-like jellyroll fold domain-containing protein, producing MKTRSPLIFTLFFSLICLNGFGQLANGLVGEYLFNGDLTDSSPSNITGMGNNLQLVNGHDGSPNSAYHFDGNLSYIDLGTSMRGILDEFTVSMYVRSVDSGGSMPLGDKAVYQFNPGFKIGISSQYNTNPTGHVFLAIYRSLNTGTMIAGDQPPTVVDGLWHCVVVVKEKWKARIYVDGILADSTHFLFNPSLVSPEPWLIGMTDTVVGSGDYFYKGDLDNYRIWNRPLTQVEVDSLCACPSTAILGSNQREQCRAEGSVVIKSSLMNGSSYQWSPTGATSDSIVVPYPDSGWFVLNVVTTDGCSVVDSTFVRWIEPPSLALPSSFVGCASSGTPITINAGIQADSYQWSTGGTSATENVSYPDSGWVTLEATSDGCTSRDSTFIRWTSNPPTPDLGADRLVCSGDYVYLRVDNTSGTITWSNGSSGSSLLVNSFGTYWVSVSNDCGMGTDTIHIAEDSTCIFQNEEDLAPFFIPSSFSPNADRINDAFHIVPNKAFDQFAFQIFDRWGNLIFESSDPNFKWYGNMPSGEPAIQGAYAFVVHYKVSGSAEAEIQRGWLTLLR from the coding sequence ATGAAGACGCGCTCTCCACTCATATTCACCCTATTCTTTTCCCTCATTTGCTTGAATGGATTTGGTCAACTCGCCAATGGGCTCGTAGGTGAATATTTGTTCAATGGAGATCTAACCGACTCTAGTCCATCCAACATTACTGGAATGGGTAACAACCTGCAATTGGTTAACGGGCACGATGGTTCACCCAATAGTGCATATCATTTTGACGGGAATCTATCTTATATAGATCTGGGCACCTCTATGCGCGGAATTCTAGATGAATTCACCGTATCCATGTACGTTCGAAGTGTGGATTCAGGGGGGTCTATGCCGCTTGGCGATAAAGCGGTGTATCAATTCAATCCTGGATTTAAAATTGGCATTTCAAGTCAGTACAATACCAATCCAACTGGACATGTATTCTTGGCAATCTATAGGTCGTTGAACACTGGAACTATGATTGCAGGGGACCAACCACCCACCGTAGTTGACGGCCTTTGGCATTGTGTAGTAGTGGTCAAAGAAAAATGGAAAGCCCGCATTTACGTGGATGGAATACTCGCCGACTCTACCCATTTTCTATTCAATCCCAGTCTAGTCAGCCCAGAACCTTGGCTGATTGGAATGACCGACACCGTTGTTGGTAGTGGAGACTACTTCTATAAGGGCGACTTAGATAATTACCGAATATGGAATCGACCACTCACTCAAGTGGAGGTAGATTCACTTTGCGCTTGTCCTTCTACTGCTATATTGGGATCCAACCAGCGAGAACAATGTAGAGCTGAAGGGAGTGTGGTCATCAAGAGTAGTTTGATGAATGGATCTTCGTATCAATGGAGTCCTACCGGAGCTACTTCTGATTCTATCGTTGTCCCCTATCCCGATTCAGGCTGGTTCGTGTTGAACGTAGTTACAACGGATGGTTGTTCAGTTGTAGATAGTACGTTTGTCCGCTGGATAGAACCTCCTTCCCTAGCACTTCCCAGCTCCTTTGTGGGATGCGCATCTTCTGGAACACCCATCACAATTAATGCGGGTATTCAAGCGGATTCTTACCAATGGTCAACGGGTGGAACTAGCGCCACTGAAAATGTCTCTTATCCCGACTCCGGCTGGGTGACTTTAGAAGCCACCTCAGACGGCTGTACCTCACGAGATTCAACCTTTATCCGGTGGACCTCAAACCCTCCCACTCCTGATTTAGGAGCAGATCGTTTGGTGTGCAGTGGAGATTATGTGTACTTAAGAGTCGACAATACTTCAGGAACAATTACTTGGAGTAACGGAAGTTCTGGATCTTCCCTTTTGGTCAACTCTTTTGGAACCTATTGGGTGAGCGTTTCTAATGATTGTGGCATGGGAACCGATACCATACACATTGCAGAAGACTCTACTTGTATCTTCCAAAACGAAGAGGATCTTGCGCCGTTCTTCATCCCCAGCTCATTCTCACCCAATGCCGATCGGATCAACGATGCTTTTCACATTGTTCCCAATAAGGCATTTGATCAGTTTGCGTTCCAAATATTCGACCGCTGGGGCAATCTCATCTTTGAAAGTTCAGATCCTAATTTCAAGTGGTACGGGAACATGCCTTCAGGAGAACCTGCCATCCAAGGTGCCTATGCCTTTGTGGTGCATTACAAAGTATCAGGCAGTGCAGAAGCAGAGATTCAAAGAGGCTGGCTTACGCTTTTGAGGTAG
- a CDS encoding cation diffusion facilitator family transporter → MKKSTFIITKMDCPSEEQMIRMKLEPYSEVKQLSFDIPNRKLEVYHTEEVDKIHQAIRELKLNDHLESTEYEAELPLATDDSQQRKILWWVLGINFGFFVIELTTGWISNSMGLIADSLDMLADSIVYALSLFAVGGAVSRKKKVAKFSGYFQMGLAFLGFSEVLRRFFSESETPLFQWMIVIAILALIGNLVSLWLINKAKSDEAHMQASAIFTSNDIIVNGGVILAGVMVYFLNSKWPDLLIGGIVFAFVMRGAIRILKLSK, encoded by the coding sequence TTGAAAAAAAGCACATTCATAATAACAAAAATGGACTGCCCATCAGAGGAGCAGATGATCCGCATGAAGCTGGAGCCTTATAGTGAGGTAAAGCAACTTTCATTTGATATTCCCAATCGTAAACTGGAGGTATATCACACGGAAGAAGTAGACAAGATCCATCAGGCCATTCGTGAACTTAAGCTCAATGACCACTTGGAAAGTACGGAATATGAAGCTGAGTTGCCGTTGGCTACTGACGACTCCCAACAGCGAAAAATACTTTGGTGGGTGCTGGGCATCAATTTCGGCTTCTTTGTGATAGAGCTGACTACTGGATGGATTTCCAACTCTATGGGCCTGATAGCCGACTCATTGGATATGCTGGCAGATTCCATCGTTTATGCACTAAGCCTGTTTGCAGTTGGTGGTGCTGTTTCCAGAAAGAAGAAAGTCGCTAAATTCAGCGGTTATTTTCAAATGGGATTGGCGTTCTTAGGATTCTCAGAAGTTTTGCGCAGATTTTTCAGCGAAAGCGAAACACCGCTGTTTCAATGGATGATAGTTATAGCAATTCTGGCCCTTATCGGCAACTTGGTTTCCCTATGGTTGATCAATAAAGCCAAAAGCGATGAAGCGCACATGCAGGCCAGCGCCATATTCACTTCCAACGACATTATTGTTAATGGCGGAGTGATCCTGGCCGGTGTAATGGTTTATTTTCTAAACAGCAAATGGCCTGACCTGTTAATTGGTGGAATCGTGTTCGCCTTTGTGATGCGGGGCGCTATTCGCATTTTGAAACTTTCTAAATAG